A segment of the Denticeps clupeoides chromosome 2, fDenClu1.1, whole genome shotgun sequence genome:
acacatacacactatttTAAGATTCACATGGTGCTCTGAATGGACCGTATAAGAGGTTTTGTCATAATGGTTCCCATTCTACTCCACATTTGTTGggtatgtgtgttatttatgcCCCCACCCCTCCATCTGCAGGTCCTGAAGGGCTTTCCCGAGTGCTTACAGGCCGACATCTGCCTCCACCTGAACCGCAGCCTGCTGCAGAACTGCAGGGCGTTCCGCGGGGCCAGTAAGGCCTGCCTGCGAGCGCTGGCCATTCGCTTCAGAAGCACTCACTCACCACCGGGCGATGTGCTGTACCACCATGGTGACATCCTCACATCAATCTTCTTCGTCTCCCGTGGCTCCATCCAGATCTCTCGTCACGAcctggtgcttaaagtgctggGTGAGATTCACTGTCTCCACTTGTAAAAGAGTGATGTCGTACAGTTTCATAATGTCATATTACATAACATGTTACAGTTCtatatttttcatattcttAGGCAAGAATGATATTTTCGGGGAGCCCATTAACCTTTACGCTGACCCTGGCCGCAGCAACTCTGACGTCTGCGCACTCACCTACTGCGACTTGCATCGCATTCGAAGGGACGACCttctggaggtgctggacatgtACCCCAACTTTGCAGACAGCTTCTGGAGGAACCTGGAGATATCCTTCAACCTGAGAGACGTAAACCTCCCACACGCGCTGCTTAAAGTaaaaactcaaacacacaaaccttaATACTTTTTATAATGTTTGTCCAGGTGGAAAAGGTAATTGAGATGATGCCCAGTGATGACTCGGATTGTGGTTACCCTAGCAACCACCCCAGACACAAGAGGAACTCCATGGATCGACACAGCAGGTCAGGTGAGTGTACATCCTTAGAAAGTATCCTGGTGAAAAATGCTGAAGCAAATGACAGCCTAACTAACATATTGacaatttacaaaaacaaataattattttcctgttttttgcACCTGTTGCTCAATTTGCAGATTGTATGGATCAGGATGACCCATACTCCACCCAGTCATGCTCAGTCCAGGGTCAGCTCCACCCCTGTGTGCAACACGCCCACTGGGAGGAGCTTAGCAGCTGTGGGACGACCTCTTCAGAGTCCAGCAATGACCTGAGCAAAACCCTCCACTCCCGTTCGCCAATGTACACCCCAGAGGAAGAACCACGTGATTTCCGGCCCTCAATGGTTCATCTGATGCCAGCAGCCGGGCCTAGTGTGGGCATGGAGTCTGCCATGGAGAGGGGGCACACCGGTACCTTCACACAagactcatttttacatttttctttttaagcaaCACAAAACGCTCAGCTTTCCCACTCTTTCAACAGCACCTCTCTCTGGTCTATATGGATACTGGCCAGACCATTGTCCTGCCCAGTTTTCTGAACGAGCGTGGGCCTCCTCCTCGGGCAGAGGCTCGTACCACCTGCACCCACCCGACCGGCCCAATGAGCTGCAGTCACggctggagctgctgcagagTCAACTCAACAGGTGGAATGAGCTTTTAACAAATAATCTTGCAGTTTGTATGGCTCAGGATGACCCATACTCCACCCAGTCATGCTCAGTCCAGGGTCAGCTcctttaaaggtgcaatgtgcaCAATTATTCTACCGTTACAGTTTCAACTCCATCAAATATGGGGCAGTATTTTTAACGGAAACCTGCTGTTAGCTGCTTAGCATGTTAGCTTCGGTAAATATCTCTGTAGCACATTACATGTTATTTCCTCACATTCTTTTGAAATCTAAAGCTTATTATTGACTGTTTTAAACTTAACGTTGTACTAGAGGTCTGAACCTTCTCTGGtctcgattcgattacgattaccagtgcctcgatatcgattcATCATGATGCAGCCCATACATCACACGATGTTTTCAAATgcaagagttaaggtcttgtaCACTGTCTGGGCGCTTTGATTTGCCACAACGAGCAGAAAATGGTCTTGTGttcagaaaaacgcctggttcagacgtccatggcgtcaggtgagcgcggactgaacacaggctgtttttctgctcattggagaaaatctaaagccgctttcagagcGAACGCACTGAATTCGTGTGAAGTATGCGTGTTTTCCTAAACTCCAGGTAAGATGATAacgtcgtgttgtagatctctggacactcgcTTGCagaaagaacagaacagaaagaatgagaaaatgaccaagcaatgtcattatgatataatgatattaAGTTCTGccctgcatcgatgcagaatcgacCATGTGTGCATCGTGATACGATTCATTTTAACATCTGTACATCGTACACATTGTGCACCTTTAACCGCTCTCTCACAGGTTGGAGGCCCGCATGACGGCGGACATCAACATGATCTTGCAGCTTCTCCAGAGACAGATTGCTCCCGTCCCACCAGCCTACAGCCCGTTGTCACTGATCGACCACTCCACAGACCCACCTGCGTTGTACGGCACGGGGGCGACGGTCCTGCACAGCATGTACCCCCTAGCAAGCACTCAGCAGGACGTCCGAGTGCACCCCATACCGGTAAAATACCCCACAATTACTGCTGGTTTCAGAGTGGCACCATTTAACACATCGCTGACACTTTGTCTACGTTTTTTAGGCAACTAACTACCAGTCCAGCCCTTTTTCTTGGTGTGTAATTCTTCCTGATAGCAAAAGATGAGCTTCTTCCCCATTCAGGATGATCCTGTCACAACACCACAGAGTTGAACATTGCTTATGATTGAtgaaattatcattttttaaaaattattctgTGACCTCATCCCTCGTACAGAACAGCACGCAGGCAAAATTACCAGTGAAATCCCAGGATTCCATGTCGAGTGGCATCCACGTGACGGTGGCCTCAGATGAAGATGACAGCATCTCCCCCGACCCCCCGCCTAAGGAGAAGGTTGCGTCCAGCCTGATGGATGCCGCCTCGCTCTGTGCGTCGCTGCGGTTCCCATCTCTGCCCGGAAACCTGGACACGCCGCAGGACCACACTGCGATCCACAAGCACGTTTCTGATCCTGTGCTGTCTGCCACCTAGAGGCCGCGGAGACCCCCTCGGGGCCACGTCAACAGGTGGACACAGCACTCACCACCTCAAGCAGGGACCTTCAAGTCACAGTCCTCGGGGGGCCTATTCGCACCTTACATTTACCTGTGAAGGCAAGGCCTGGATCTGGAGAACCCTCCAGAACCCTGCAAGCTACATCGTCCTGCCAATGCagaaaaattaaacacacaagTGGAACTGGTGAGACTTTTGCCAGGTGGGTCAGGTTCTGCCCCTTGATGGGCATTTGGCTGGCTGGTCCAACTGAAATGTAAAAGTTATGCATCCTCTGTTGgtacacaaaccaacaaaaacagcaCTTATTTTACAATGAACAAAATTGTGAGTGTCGGGAACGTCGACTGAAAATGAAAGGCTTTATTATAAGAACCGAAGTCCAACTCTGCAGTCGTTTCATAATTTATTGTCGTCATATTTCTAGGACACACGAGTATATAATCATAGTTGCACTTCTGTAAAAATGGCAGACCATTTTGTGGGAATCAAACGCAGACGTCAGTATCGTCAGAGTGAAAGGGAGAACTCGGATAACAGCTTACAAAACACCAAGCAGCCACAGCCAGCAGAGTTCAGTTCAGCTGGATCAATGTGACCCAAAGCGTCCAGGGACGTCTCCTGACACGAGAAGGCGGATAACAATGGGAAAAAAGGTCCGGTGGGTCGTCCGGCCTCCTTCAAGGCCCAGGTTCCGGTACTGAGAGACGTTCTGAAATGCTTTTCAGGACCTTGGTCAGGACTCCCAGATATCTATGATGCAGTGTCTTATGTCAGTAATAATCagtttgtagtaataataataataataaaaattaaaaaaaaaacacacacacacaaaaccacgaTAACTACATACAACAAATATTCAGAAAAGCACCGTGTGTTTTTGattaataaccaaaaaaaaccccagaataAATCCACTCGTTAAACCGACCAGGATCCACTTCCAACCTGTGAGATTTTCCTACGTTGCTCCAGCTCAGCCAGGCAGTCTTCAGGAACGCGGTAACGTCAAAACACTACGCAGTTGTACAACGTTTGACATAAGACGTGTAAACAGCCCGGGAGGGGGCGTGGCTCCAGATTCAGGGCGGGTCTAACCCTACGTTACGGAACACACGTTCTGCATCGACGACATGCTCGGTGAGACGATAAACGCTGCGGCTGTGCaggtttatataaaaaaaaaaacaaaaaaaaacaagacataaatAAGGGCGGAGCACAGCTCCAACAGAGTCCGGCTGCCGCCGCGAGAGAGGGCGGAGCTCACACGCGCAGGATCTCAAGGCAGTTGTTGTAGCAGATGGAGATCCAGTCGGGCTGGGTGGAGGCCCACTGCACGTTGTTGATCTCCCCCTCGGCGGTGTAGGCCAGGATTGGGTCCTCGATGGCTCGCGGCATCTGCTGGATGTCCCAGATCAGTGCCTGGTGGTCGTCGgctgggggaggggggacaGAAGGGTTAGTCTAGCGATCGGCGATCAGACGGTGGAACGTGTCACGCTGGAGGTACCTGCGGTGCAGATGTGGCAGGATGAGTGTGGCGCCCAGGCGATGCCGTTCACACAGGCCCGATGGTTATTGAGACGCGCCACTGGGGTGCAGGGCACACGAACGTCCAGAATCACCACCTACTCCACGAACAACGTGGAAATTTGAGACCGGCGACACCTAAAACATACACCGGAAATACGAACAACGCAAAAACTGACCTCCATGCCGTCCATCGCCATGGTGGCCAGGTAGTTAGGGTCCTGCTTGTTCCAGCACAGGCGCAGCAGCGGGTGGTGCTGGGGGTCCTCGTAGATGATGGTGCTGTGCTCCAGGTGCCGAAGGTCAAACATGCGCACCGAGCCATCCGCCCCGACCGAGGCGAACATGTCCCGCCCCCCTCCCGCGCGGCTGAACGCGATGTCGTACACCTGCGCCAGGGAGGACAAGCCGGTCACATGACCAACGCCATCACCAATATAACACACTTCCCTACAGATGACCAAAGACGAGGAGAAATTGTGCTTATTTACTATTTAATTAAACTGTTCAAGAATTAAGTCCGGGAATTCTGAATCTTTCCGTAATACAGGGACATTTGTATCTGTGCCATTTTCTTGTCCATAGAAGAATTCTAATTAAAACCTGACCTTTGAAATTTAAATGTGTAGTCTTTAATTTACACTAGATCTTAATTAGACGCAGAACTagataaaaacagaatacattttgttaaaactgCGACTCACCTCTTTATCATGAGCGATGAGCTGCGTCTTCACGTGACCCGAGACCAGGTTGACCCGTCCAAGCACCTGCCCGGTCTCCAGGCCCCAGATGGTGCAGGTGGTGTCTATGCTGGACGTACCTGAAGGGATATCGTTGTTGTTGGCTTTTCTTCATCAGTTTAATGAGTAATTAcgaatgaaaaaagtgaacgtCCGGAACGTCCTCGTTACCAAGCAGATTCGGGTCCACTTCGTTCCAGTCAAAGGAGGTGAGCGGAGCGCAGAAGTCGGAgttcttgttgttgttcagGAGGCATTCCAGCCGCGTGTCCGTGTCACCGACCTGCCAGAGGAACACATTCTCCCAGTTTACTCCTGCACTAACAGCAACAGCCTGAGGACACGGGCCAGAGTACGGTGGCGCAGAACCATTACCCTCCAGATGCGAAGGTAGTCCCCGCTGGTGGCCAGCAGGTCGGGGTAAACGCCCTTGGTGTCGGGGATCCACATGATTTTTGTGGTGGGGTATGGGTGGTCGAAAGTGTTCCGGCACACGAACTCTGAGCTCTCCTCCTCCAGACCGACCAGCTGGACCTGTTCACAAGAGGGAATTATTTTAGCCCTTTTTTTGTACCATAATGGCAAATCTATATTTCTCAAACTAAAACATATACAGACGGCGTTTTATTGATATGTAGAACTCCAAATTGTATTATTTAGGTTTTTGCTTAATGGCTACAGCTTtaaatgtacaatgagacaaCGAGTGAAAAGCACACGTTCACACACTGGGGCAATTGAGTAGTTAACCCGTCGACGACaatgatgaaagtgattgtcattgtgaaacaccgaaacgtgtcttctgcatttaacactcATCACCGCCCCAGATCAttttatctgataaatgccataaatgtaaatgttattatgcAGGCCGTTAGGAAAGGTGAGGGAGGCCGCTGTGCGCTGATTGGTCGGTTTTGACCAGGGGGCGGGGTCTGTGCTGCGCGccgctctgattggccagtcCCCCGCGGCCAGGTACGCCGCcagtgggcggggctgaggGCGCGTCGGCGTTTTACCTTGTTGTTGTACTCCTCCACGAAGCTGCCCAGCGCCAGGCGGAAGCGCTTATCGGGCCGTACGCTCCAGTTCATGGCGTAGACGGTCCACGGCGCCTCGTATTTATAGATCTCCTTCCGTTTACCGTGAGACATGGCCGCAGCGGGGGTGCGGGCGGGGTTCGGGGGTCTGCGCTGTGTCTGCCAGTCGCGCCGAGTTTCATCCAAGCGCAGAGAGACCGCTCGGAAACTACGTTCGCGTAGCAGCGGCGGTTCGCGGAGATGGACGCGGCGATCACAAGCGCTGTACGAGAAAACGGACGAGTCGGGCCCGCGCTGCGACTACAGGCGACAAATAGCGACCAGTCGCTGCGACGCGTGCGCACTGGCGACGAAGCTGGAAGTTGCTTCCCATAGCGCGTCATCCGGGCACTTCCGCCCAAAATAGACCACAGTCCGAACGCACCCCTTCTCTTCTGGCCAAAACCGGAAGTGCGATGCGTCCCAAACGGTCCTGTTCACCCTAGCGCACTACGCATGGTTGCCAGATAGGCCAAGGAGAACTCCCCGTTTCCTTAACAAACAAACCGAATATCTGAACATGCTActgcaaatgtaatttattctAGATTCTAGAACAGTATTGCAATTAATATGATAAATGACCTGAATTATACAAACAAATAGGACGTTTCATTGTTTAGCATAAATGTGCATATTAAATCTAATACCTACAACAAAAGTTTCATTAGACGGTACTGCACCACACATTGAAGACATGACTGgggcagatttatttatttcatcaaacaaaatataaatgataaaactGCCCGCAATAGTAAAagttttacagtgtaaaaacaTAGACACGTTTCAGCAATGATTTCAAAGTCCTCAGAATTAAAGTGAGGAATGGGAAGCatggtaaaaaaatacaaccacACAGACTAACGCTGAATATTATCTCGTATTAACTTAATGCACACATGAGGATGTAAATGGTTTCATAATACACTttttacaccacatttaaaccaCATTTGTTCCACAATTgcctaaaaaaataatttagtgTTTCCTTGCAGGGTGATATGGTCTAAGATGATGGTTATGGAGTGATTCAGGAACAGGAACGTCCTCCTTCCTCTGCTCTGGTAACCTGTGTTAGTCCGTGAGCAGAAAGTGCCTTCTAAAATCTTGAGGAATTATAACAAAGTTTCTCACAAACGAGACCAGCATCACACAGAACTGACCACAATGCTTCACATCCCAAAGATTCGTTCCACAGTAGAGCACTTATTTACACAATATGATCGCTCAATTGGCTCATTTATAGAAACTCCGATATCAAAACTCCAAAAACAGAGATATTCACAAACCTCCCCCTCAAACAATACAAATGTTAGAATGCATACAAAAAGCATACAAAGGTTGTTAAAAATCACAAAGAGACACTGATTTCCTTCAAAAAAGGTTGTTTTGGATTTGTTCATTCATCCATCCTTTCGTTCAGACTGACTGTTGTACAGCTGATGCACAAATAGAGTCCTCAGGTCGACAGGCATCTGTAAATGTGATCAAAGACTGCAAAATGTGGACGTTAAGGCCTGACGTACCGTTGAGGACAGATACGGGAGGTCACATCATGTCAAATGAAGACCAAAAACCAGTAATCACAGGGGTCCCCCTAGAccgtttttttttggtcttatATACAGGTCTGATAGCATTCAACACTGACAGTATATCTGAGCGATGCAACACGCCTCACGTTGGAGAAGTAAACCTTGGCGGGCTCGGGCTCAGTCGGTATTGTTTTATTCCCATGGACCTCGCTTGACAATAATGATGACCAGGGTTAATATGCATCGGgctgtttatatatttaatatttatgtatatacattcaTCTGCCTCTTCAGGTTTTGAAGCTGGTTGTTCTTTAGGCGTTAAGACCCCCCCGGATTGTACATGACACCCGCAGTAGATAATTGATCATTTGACGTACGCAGATTGTGGAAATGGACGCTGCATATTCACATATTTCAAATACTCGGGAGTAGAAAAGCTGCATTTTTGGCGGATTGTTCGGAACGCCGAGTGGACAGACGACCTCTTCACTAGGCTGTGTGGACGGGAGGGGGGGCGAGCCCAAATTCAGcaaaggccccgccccctccctccacACATTCTCGCAGACAGGCATCTCATTGTGCTGATGAACATCAGGAAGCTGCAGATGAACTGGCACAAGTTCACAAACAGATAGAGTTTCATCTGCTggagacatttaaaaaacaaaaaaaagaacaagcacaGGAACAGGAGACAAAATAAATCCTCTCCCTCCCCAAGTGTCAGACAAAGACGCGTAAAAAGGAGGAGTATTTCTCATACGGGGTGAGAAATCATCTCAAACATCCTGCAGCGGCACAATGGCAGCTTTGACCGCCTTTACGCACTCAGCCACTGATGGAAATGAAATTTACCTTCTTTAATATGCgctcatgaatattcattctGTATGCTGGGGATTGGGGCTTTGGATCAGgcactcaaataaaaaaattgaatttgaaaacatattttttatgataatgATTACAACAAATTATTAGAATGTTATTTATGATCGATCAATAAAGGTTTTCTTCATTTCTACTGCCAATGGTTGGATGGGGTTCTGCTACAAACTAAAATaccaaaaaacaaatgacctttttcagcatattacaattatttttaGATGCATCAGTAGAATAGCTCCATTCTGGATTAGAAAGTCAGTATGAATAATCGATCAGTAGAATTTGGTTGATT
Coding sequences within it:
- the LOC114779522 gene encoding DDB1- and CUL4-associated factor 7-like, which gives rise to MSHGKRKEIYKYEAPWTVYAMNWSVRPDKRFRLALGSFVEEYNNKVQLVGLEEESSEFVCRNTFDHPYPTTKIMWIPDTKGVYPDLLATSGDYLRIWRVGDTDTRLECLLNNNKNSDFCAPLTSFDWNEVDPNLLGTSSIDTTCTIWGLETGQVLGRVNLVSGHVKTQLIAHDKEVYDIAFSRAGGGRDMFASVGADGSVRMFDLRHLEHSTIIYEDPQHHPLLRLCWNKQDPNYLATMAMDGMEVVILDVRVPCTPVARLNNHRACVNGIAWAPHSSCHICTAADDHQALIWDIQQMPRAIEDPILAYTAEGEINNVQWASTQPDWISICYNNCLEILRV
- the kcnh6b gene encoding potassium voltage-gated channel subfamily H member 6 isoform X3, producing MLVLSLGEDVLPEYKLQRADAHTWIMLHYSPFKAMWDWLILLLVLYTAVFTPYSAAFLLDERENPTCGYACNPLSAVDVVVDVLFIVDIIINLRTTYVNHNDEVVTQPRRIAVHYIKGWFIIDLVAAFPFDLLISSSGSDETTTTLIGLLKTARLLRLVRVARKLDRYSEYGAAVLFLLMCTFVLIAHWLACIWYAIGYVERPYMKTGWLDNLADQLGKQYNDSDASSGPSIKDKYVTALYFTFSSLTSVGFGNVSPNTNSEKMFSICVMLIGSLMYASIFGNVSAIIQRLYSGTTRYHTQMLRVKEFIRFHQIPTGLRQRLEEYFQHAWSYTNGIDMNAVLKGFPECLQADICLHLNRSLLQNCRAFRGASKACLRALAIRFRSTHSPPGDVLYHHGDILTSIFFVSRGSIQISRHDLVLKVLGKNDIFGEPINLYADPGRSNSDVCALTYCDLHRIRRDDLLEVLDMYPNFADSFWRNLEISFNLRDVEKVIEMMPSDDSDCGYPSNHPRHKRNSMDRHSRSDCMDQDDPYSTQSCSVQGQLHPCVQHAHWEELSSCGTTSSESSNDLSKTLHSRSPMYTPEEEPRDFRPSMVHLMPAAGPSVGMESAMERGHTAPLSGLYGYWPDHCPAQFSERAWASSSGRGSYHLHPPDRPNELQSRLELLQSQLNRLEARMTADINMILQLLQRQIAPVPPAYSPLSLIDHSTDPPALYGTGATVLHSMYPLASTQQDVRVHPIPNSTQAKLPVKSQDSMSSGIHVTVASDEDDSISPDPPPKEKVASSLMDAASLCASLRFPSLPGNLDTPQDHTAIHKHVSDPVLSAT
- the kcnh6b gene encoding potassium voltage-gated channel subfamily H member 6 isoform X4, producing the protein MLHYSPFKAMWDWLILLLVLYTAVFTPYSAAFLLDERENPTCGYACNPLSAVDVVVDVLFIVDIIINLRTTYVNHNDEVVTQPRRIAVHYIKGWFIIDLVAAFPFDLLISSSGSDETTTTLIGLLKTARLLRLVRVARKLDRYSEYGAAVLFLLMCTFVLIAHWLACIWYAIGYVERPYMKTGWLDNLADQLGKQYNDSDASSGPSIKDKYVTALYFTFSSLTSVGFGNVSPNTNSEKMFSICVMLIGSLMYASIFGNVSAIIQRLYSGTTRYHTQMLRVKEFIRFHQIPTGLRQRLEEYFQHAWSYTNGIDMNAVLKGFPECLQADICLHLNRSLLQNCRAFRGASKACLRALAIRFRSTHSPPGDVLYHHGDILTSIFFVSRGSIQISRHDLVLKVLGKNDIFGEPINLYADPGRSNSDVCALTYCDLHRIRRDDLLEVLDMYPNFADSFWRNLEISFNLRDVEKVIEMMPSDDSDCGYPSNHPRHKRNSMDRHSRSDCMDQDDPYSTQSCSVQGQLHPCVQHAHWEELSSCGTTSSESSNDLSKTLHSRSPMYTPEEEPRDFRPSMVHLMPAAGPSVGMESAMERGHTAPLSGLYGYWPDHCPAQFSERAWASSSGRGSYHLHPPDRPNELQSRLELLQSQLNRLEARMTADINMILQLLQRQIAPVPPAYSPLSLIDHSTDPPALYGTGATVLHSMYPLASTQQDVRVHPIPNSTQAKLPVKSQDSMSSGIHVTVASDEDDSISPDPPPKEKVASSLMDAASLCASLRFPSLPGNLDTPQDHTAIHKHVSDPVLSAT
- the kcnh6b gene encoding potassium voltage-gated channel subfamily H member 6 isoform X2, which translates into the protein MRSEWAGPEEDECGIDPKPDTQASLLYSGLMKRGGVPRCFSLLPRRLRRTLRPWHPATQPGIELVSPTKVKERTHSVTEKVTQVLSLGEDVLPEYKLQRADAHTWIMLHYSPFKAMWDWLILLLVLYTAVFTPYSAAFLLDERENPTCGYACNPLSAVDVVVDVLFIVDIIINLRTTYVNHNDEVVTQPRRIAVHYIKGWFIIDLVAAFPFDLLISSSGSDETTTTLIGLLKTARLLRLVRVARKLDRYSEYGAAVLFLLMCTFVLIAHWLACIWYAIGYVERPYMKTGWLDNLADQLGKQYNDSDASSGPSIKDKYVTALYFTFSSLTSVGFGNVSPNTNSEKMFSICVMLIGSLMYASIFGNVSAIIQRLYSGTTRYHTQMLRVKEFIRFHQIPTGLRQRLEEYFQHAWSYTNGIDMNAVLKGFPECLQADICLHLNRSLLQNCRAFRGASKACLRALAIRFRSTHSPPGDVLYHHGDILTSIFFVSRGSIQISRHDLVLKVLGKNDIFGEPINLYADPGRSNSDVCALTYCDLHRIRRDDLLEVLDMYPNFADSFWRNLEISFNLRDVEKVIEMMPSDDSDCGYPSNHPRHKRNSMDRHSRSDCMDQDDPYSTQSCSVQGQLHPCVQHAHWEELSSCGTTSSESSNDLSKTLHSRSPMYTPEEEPRDFRPSMVHLMPAAGPSVGMESAMERGHTAPLSGLYGYWPDHCPAQFSERAWASSSGRGSYHLHPPDRPNELQSRLELLQSQLNRLEARMTADINMILQLLQRQIAPVPPAYSPLSLIDHSTDPPALYGTGATVLHSMYPLASTQQDVRVHPIPNSTQAKLPVKSQDSMSSGIHVTVASDEDDSISPDPPPKEKVASSLMDAASLCASLRFPSLPGNLDTPQDHTAIHKHVSDPVLSAT
- the kcnh6b gene encoding potassium voltage-gated channel subfamily H member 6 isoform X1, whose product is MRSEWAGPEEDECGIGDPKPDTQASLLYSGLMKRGGVPRCFSLLPRRLRRTLRPWHPATQPGIELVSPTKVKERTHSVTEKVTQVLSLGEDVLPEYKLQRADAHTWIMLHYSPFKAMWDWLILLLVLYTAVFTPYSAAFLLDERENPTCGYACNPLSAVDVVVDVLFIVDIIINLRTTYVNHNDEVVTQPRRIAVHYIKGWFIIDLVAAFPFDLLISSSGSDETTTTLIGLLKTARLLRLVRVARKLDRYSEYGAAVLFLLMCTFVLIAHWLACIWYAIGYVERPYMKTGWLDNLADQLGKQYNDSDASSGPSIKDKYVTALYFTFSSLTSVGFGNVSPNTNSEKMFSICVMLIGSLMYASIFGNVSAIIQRLYSGTTRYHTQMLRVKEFIRFHQIPTGLRQRLEEYFQHAWSYTNGIDMNAVLKGFPECLQADICLHLNRSLLQNCRAFRGASKACLRALAIRFRSTHSPPGDVLYHHGDILTSIFFVSRGSIQISRHDLVLKVLGKNDIFGEPINLYADPGRSNSDVCALTYCDLHRIRRDDLLEVLDMYPNFADSFWRNLEISFNLRDVEKVIEMMPSDDSDCGYPSNHPRHKRNSMDRHSRSDCMDQDDPYSTQSCSVQGQLHPCVQHAHWEELSSCGTTSSESSNDLSKTLHSRSPMYTPEEEPRDFRPSMVHLMPAAGPSVGMESAMERGHTAPLSGLYGYWPDHCPAQFSERAWASSSGRGSYHLHPPDRPNELQSRLELLQSQLNRLEARMTADINMILQLLQRQIAPVPPAYSPLSLIDHSTDPPALYGTGATVLHSMYPLASTQQDVRVHPIPNSTQAKLPVKSQDSMSSGIHVTVASDEDDSISPDPPPKEKVASSLMDAASLCASLRFPSLPGNLDTPQDHTAIHKHVSDPVLSAT